From the genome of Leptospira kirschneri serovar Cynopteri str. 3522 CT:
ATCACGTATGTGATTTTTTAGTCTTTCTGGAAGTGAGTCATAGATTACAATTTTCTCCAGGTCATAACGGATCTTTAGATTGCGGATGATTTCTAAGTCTGGTCGGTCTAGTGTTAGTGTAGAATGGTTCATGAACTCATGAATTACTTTATCTACCGACATATAGTCTCGGAAATGTTTGAAATTCTGGTTCTCTAAGTGATTATCTAGTATGGATATTTTTTGACTTGGCTGGGTTTGATTTTCCTGATTACTTTTTGAATCCGGTTTCTTACTTGAGTTAAAATTCTTTTCGTTCTCTTGCGTTTCTTTTTCTTTTACAAATTTTACTTCTAGTTTAAGTTTTCCTTCTTCTCTAAAATACTTAGTAACAATCATTTTGAGAGAATCGTTTATTTCCCCTACTATACTCAACTCCTCATTTTCGAATTTGATTTTAAGTCCTTTAAGATTTTCGTAGCTGGTTTTAGAAAGTCTTTCCTTTGCCCAAACCAAAAATCCTTCCCACGTTGGATCATTTTCATTTTTGGACGGATCAGTTACCTCGCTCTCGATCTTTATTTCTTTTTTATTTTCCGTGACCAAAGGGGCTTTGTTTTTCACTTGTATAAGTAGGTTATATGTGTTTTTTATAATGTCCTTGTAAGAGTAGCTGGAGGCTATGTTTACAGGGATCGTTCCCCAAAATCGGTCCCCTTTATATTCTTCCGATTTACGGATATGAATTAGCTTCTTCAAAGTTTCTAAAACGACTTCCGGATCTTCCGGTACTAACTTTTTCCAGGACTTGATTTTAGCGTTTTCCTTTTCCGGGTTGTGGTCGTATTCCCCCCATTCTTTCAGTATGAGGTTTTTAGAATTTTCTAGAATATTCATCCAAGTTACTTTAGAAAGAGAAGAGTTTTGTACTTTCTTTTCGTTATTTGTTTGGTTTGTACTTTGGTTATTAGTACAGTCCCCCGTACGAACGTACGGAGCAGACCCGGTACTTTGGTTTAATCTCTCTAGGATATTTGTACTAGACAGACTAGTATATTTTGTTATCTGTTTTTGTAGGTTATATTCATAACGTTCTTTTACAACTGTATCATGTAGACTAGAGTTTAGTATTCTATAATGTCCGTGGAATTCTCCAGAGTTTATATATCCTTCTCGTCTCATTTCTCGGATATATTTAGAAACAGTAGTTTCTGCTAAGCCTACTTCCTCACCTAGTGTTTTGTTTTTTGCAATACATCCACCAAATCCGTTGATTCTTCCTGCAATATCTAAGTCAGTGATTTTAGACAGTAGCTGTCTTTTTGCCCTGGAAAGTGGTAATGATTCGATAGCGTGAGCTATCACCAAAGCGTAATGTACGACCTCGGTCATTTTAGTATCCCTTGTTTTACCATACGGACATATTTCGGGTGACGCACGGTAAAGGTTAGTTTTTACCCTACTCTATTAAAATACGGGGAACTAAAGGTCAGGCATGGAGCCTTCGGTAAGTCCTCGATTTGTCGCTTTTGGCCTAATGTGAGAGCGGCCTTTGTCTTAGTTATGTCTCTAAGATATTTTGGACTAGAAACATGTACCAGACAAATGTCAAGCAAAAAATGGGACATAACTAAATTATTGTCACTTTTAGGAAGAATGCCCTTGGGGACTCTCACCTCCCCTTGGGCTCATTACGACAAATCTTGGATAAGATTGTTTCGGTATTTTAAAACAATGTGCTGTTTTGGGTACTCTTTTTTTGTTAAGAAATTAAAAAAATCATGTCAGTAAATCCATTTGATCTTTGAGCTTCTTTTTTTTCTTTTTTAATTCATCAATTTTTCTATCAATATCGTTTATTTGATCTTGAAGAGTTTTGAGGTTAGTAAAAGATTTAGTTTTCTTTGAACTGCTGTTGGATATTGAAAAAGATTTAGCATATTTTCTAGCTTCTGCTTGAGTTGGCAAAGAATCATTTTTTGCTTTAGTAAGCAACCAATCTAATGCATCTTTATGATTAGCTTTAATTGTAGGTAAAACTTCCATCAGAATTGAAGTCGGGACTTTACTTATTAAATCAGGATTTTTGATTTTCCCAGCTTCAACTAAATCGTTAATAGCCGAAGCATGCATCAGTTTTTGCTTTACCCAAGAAATTGATTTATTGAATTTTTCTGCAAGTTGAGAAGCTGAAAGTTTATATCTAGATTTAATAACAGTTAGGCTAAGGGCAATTTCTATGTCTGCAAGATCCTCTCGATGAATATTTTCAATCAATTTATATTCGGGAATTAAATCCGGATCTACTTGGTGAACATTTTTAACAATAGATGAAATAAATTCTTCGCCGTTTAACTTTGTCGCACGAAGTCTCCTTTCCCCCGCGATGAGATGATATTCGTTCCCAATTTTTCGAACAGAAATAGGTTGAATTAATCCATATTTTTTAATGCTATCGGCTAATTCTCGAAGAGATTCACTGCTGAAATTTTTTCTAGGATTTTCTTTGCTAATAATTTTCTTAACTGGAATATTTTGTATTACTTGATTGGATTCCTGTTTTTCATTATTCATCAATTCGCGTAATAATGCATTACTTTGCGAATTATTATGTAAGTTAGTAGAAGTTTTATCGGTTTTGTTTCCGAAAGCATCTTCAACTTGGAAAATTTTTTTAGATTTAGAAGCCATTAAAAACCTACTTTATAAACCACTAAACAGAAAAATAGTTCATTTGACTGAACGAATTGATAGACCTGATTTTTGGATTAAGGCTTCTGCTAAGGAATCATAAGCATTCCAACCTTCTGTGCCTTCTTTTAAGGGTTCCCCAAATTCAGTTCTATCGCGAATTGTCGTTGATTGAGGAATTGGAGGTAGTAAGCCTGGGGTAGGGACTAATTCGTATCCAGTTTCATTTGCTTGTAACTGATCTAATAAATTTGGGATTTGTTGTAGTTGTTCTAATATTTGTTCGCTTCGACCTGAATTATTCCAAATCGTCGGTAGTATAAATACGGAGGTTATTTTAGTGCCTGGAAAATTCAAAGCCTCATTGATTTTTTTAAAGATTTTTTTTACTGTTCGAATTGCCCACTTTGAAGGATTTACTGGGATAATTACAGCATTGGCAGCAAGCAGAGCGGAAAGAAGTTCATAAGAGCCTGATCCAGGGGTATCAATTATGACGAAATCGTAATTTGATTTTGAAATAACAGTATTTAGCTTTGTGACAAGTGCGATGTCTTTTCCTACATGATACTGAAAATCTTCTAATTCCATCGAAGATGGAAGTATGTCAACGTTATAGACATTCCTTGTTGATTCTTTGAGTGTTGTTTCGCCTCTTATCACAGAGAACGTATTTGCATTGTCAAATAATTCTAGAGGTTCGTTTGGAAGAAATGCGTTGGAAAGATCGCCTTGGGGGTCGTGGTCAATCGCAAGTGTGCGACCTCTTCTGGCTAATGCCATAGAGCTGTGTGTAGCACTAGTAGTTTTTGAGACTCCTCCCTTGACATTCGCGAAAACAAACACATAAGGTTTATGGCTCATAAAATCGGTTTTAAAAGAAATTCGAATCGTGAAAAGCGAATTTTATATATGTTACATAATTTAGTTTAGACTTTGTAAATCGTTCAGTTAACTGAACGATTTACTGGATTAGAGGTTTGTTTTAAAGTATTTTGAGTAAAATTTCACGAAGTAAACATTTAAGACATTAAATCTCGTTCCATACGAAAACTTCCTTACACAAACTTAGAAGATAAGAAAATAAAGAACTCTCGAATGATTTTCTTTTGAACAGAGGACGGCGTTTCTGGTAATTTATCAATAGAATCTAACACACCGTAAGAGTCGAGTTTAGAAATGAGTTTTAACCTTTTTTGCATTTCGACTAAATGAACGGAATCTTTGAGTTTCATTTGCCCTTTACCGGAAAGAATCCACTGTTCGTCATAACCTTTAAGCCTTAAAATGATCAAAATAGACTTAGGGATAGCAAGAGTGCCGTTTTTGTATTTGTAATAAGTAGAACGATTGACACCCAATTTCGCGGCCATCTTGCTGTGACTCAGTTTTAGGTCGTCGTCAATTTCGGAAAGTCTTTCAAAAAGTGTAGACATAAATAGTCTCCATAGGAGACAAGGAATCATAAAATAAGTCTCTGTCAGATACAATTTAAAAATTTTCGCCTAACCCTGTGAAGAGGACTGGAATTATTTAAAAAACAAAAAACGCCCTTGAACTGGGATGAGAATAAGAATGAAATTGTAAATTCCAAAAGTGGTTACCATTTAAAATAAAAAGGGTAGGGGATAAGGCTGATCGTATTTGGATCATTATATTGATATTTAATTGTCTCTACAAGAATTGAAATTTTCCAAAGATAGATGTTCTTTTCGATATTCATGTCTGAATGTCTCTATTAATTCACGTGAGTTCTGCACAAGAAATTCTTTTTACTGAAAAAAGTTGGATCTAAACTTTGTAAATTGATTCTTAAAATGTGGAACTACCGCAAATTACGATTCGAACTATCTTTTAACCAGATTGATAGGTTTGTTTCGTTAATATTTCCACTAGCAACTTTCAGCATGATAGAAACGACTTCTTCTTCCGGAACCTCTATGTTGTAACCATTGATTCCAAGAAATACATAAGTCGCCATGAAAGCGACACGCTTATTACCATCAATAAAAGGGTGATTCTTCGCTATCCCTATACATAGAGAAGCGGCTAAATCAAAGATGTTGGAGGAGGAGTGATTGTACCATTTATTCTTTGGCCGATCGAGAGCCGATTCAAGAAGTCCTTGATCCCGAATCCCTTGAGAACCGCCATGTTGTTTCAGTTGGTCTAAATGAATTGTTAAAACGATTTTCTGATTCAACCATCTTGGTTCTTTTCTCATTTAGCCAATTCTCTTAGTGCATTCCGGTACTTTTTGGAACCTTTTTGGTAAATATCCATTGCTTCTTCAAAGTCGGGATCATAAGGAGATAAAAGAATCCCCGATTCGGTTTCTAAGAGAAATACGGTGTCGCCTTCATGAAAATTATACTTCTCTAATAGAGCTTTAGGAATTGTTGCCCCGGCGGAGTTGCCTATTGCCCGAATTGTCGTTTTTTTTACTGATGAATTATCCATGTTATAATAATAGTAATAACGAGAGGAGTTGCAAGTATTTTTATTTAAAATTAGACTTAAAAAAAGCGCAGAAAAAAATATATCTCAAGATTCATGAAACTGAACTTTAAAGAAATAAACTACTCGGAACTACAGAATAAAATACCCAGACCAATCGTTTACACATCAATAATGCAAATTCAACATAAGAATTAGTTTTAAATTATTATATTTTATTTAAAAAAGGTTTTTAGTGTATTTTAAATAAAATTAAAAACTCGATTTTTCTTTCATTGAATCGAAACAAAAAGTAGATATATTTTTTCCCGATAAAATGGAAATTCCAATTCTCTGACATGAGTAACCACAAGATTTTTCTTAACGCTTGTGAGACTCACAACTCTGTAAAACACTCCTTCCTAAACCAGGAATTCCCAAGACAGGAAATTACCGAGTTGGAAAACAGATTTTAGAAAAAATCTAAAATGTAGACCGAACAATTTTCTCCCTTTTTTAGATCAAATTCAAGTAAAACTGAAAACAAAGATTGAATCCCAAAATTTACCTTAAGATTGAATTTTTTTAGAAATAAAACTTCCGATATTGGTTTTTGTGCCAAAGTGAAAACGGATCGAGTAGGATAAAAAACAAAAAGAAATGACTTTGGAAACGATACCGTATTCCCACTAACTTTTTAGAAACATCCAGACTCACCTCACAACACTGTAACAAGAGAATAGTATATGAATGACACTCCAAGAGTCTTTCGGGTACAAAAAGACCGAAACTTTACAATCGTAAAAAATAACTTTATAGATGATGCTCGTTTAAGTATGAAAGCGACAGCGATTCTACTTCTGGCCCTACGTTATCCAGACCACTGGCGAATGTCCGTAAAAACGATGGCTAAGTTTAAATCTGACAAAGAGTCAAGTATTGCATCGGGGTTTAAAGAACTAGTTACCTTTGGCTATGCAGAATTTCGAAAAGGCAAAGATCCAGTAACTGGTAGATTTAATTCTGGTTGGTATTTTTTTGAAGAGTCTCAAAAGCCGGAAGTTCAATACGAAGCAAAACCTACTAAATATATGAAGATAGTAAATCAAAGAAATTTTTTTTTAAAGAAGTCTTAAAATCTAAGAAAGAAGAAAATAATGTTCTAGATTTACAACAAGCAAAAAGGCCACACCTCGAAAATCAAGTTGTGGTAAATCCAACTCAACCAAGTCTTAAAGACCTAAGACTATCAAAACAAGTATTCTCTAAACAAGTACAAAAGCATCACCAACCCATACAAGCGCACGTAGAAGAACAAAAAGAACTTTCAGAAGAAGTAGAAAGGAAGAAAGAAGAAAAGCAGATCCTATATTCACCACAATCAGAAAAGCCTCACCTTGAAATTCAAGTTGGGGAAAATCAACCCCTATCAAATACTATATACCAAGGACTATCAAAACAAGTACTCTTTAAACAAATACAAAATACTTCTAGAGAGTACGGCCCGCCTGCAAAAATGCACGTAGAAGAACAAAAGCAAAATTTAAACAAACCTAAAACGTTATCACGATTTCAATTTCCTGATTCTTGGCTTACAAAATTTCAAGAATACTATTTCAAAGAACATGGAAGTGAAATGGGACAACCTGACTCAGAGCTAAAAGCACTCAACAAACTGTATGAAATATCCAACGGAGATTGGAAGGTAATCGAAAGTAAGATACAAACACTTATCCAACTGAGAAAACAAGATCCTAAGTTTTGGTCTAGGTTATTTGAAAGAAAAGTAAAACCTACTGAAAAGAACAGAAAACGAAATGAACCACAAAATAAATCATTACGAACTGAATCCAAATATAACGAGAGTAAGACGATCCAAGAAACACCCATAGAAGAGTTAAACAACCTAGATCCTTACAAATGTTTTTTAGTGTGGGGTAAGACAAAGTTGTTTAAACAACAATTAGAATATTACGAACAAAACTCAGATCCTCTCAAATACGAAGGAACTAAAAAGATACTGTATGAAAAATTTGTAAACGAAGTATATCCGGGTCTTGTAAGTAACTCAGAGGTAAAAAAGACTACAATTGAAAATAGAAAGGGAAGTGCCGCATGAGTTTTTTTAATTGAATCAATCAAAGTGTATTAGAACCGATCTCATACAAGAAGAACAAGAGTCGATTCTCAAAGGTCTTTAAAAAGATCGATCTTTTTTTTGTAAGAGAAAAGGAGGGTGATTGAATTGATTCAAATGTGAGACGGACAAAAAATGAATCTAATCCAGAGGGTATCAGCTATTCTGAGTAAATGACGTTTTTGTTTAAAAAGGAGAGTGTCTTACTTCGCCTCAATCAGATCTTATAGGTAATTTGACAATATAATCTGAATTATTTATTTCTTCAAAAATACTTTTAGTAATTTTCGGTTTTTGGAAGTTTTTTTCAATTTGATAATAAGTATCTAATTTTGCATGAAATAACGAAATAACACCATCGAAAATTAGTTTAAATTCATATTCTTTTTCTTTAGTTGCGGCATCCAATATGGCATTGTCAGTTATATTGCAAGAGAATATAATCTTTGAGTTACTCCATTGAATATTTGTTAAGATAATTCCGTCTCGATGATTTTTAATATAACCAATTGGAGTTTTATAGGAACGGCTTTTTCCATTTTTTCACTTCTATACATTTTTATTAAAATTTCGCATAACGCAAAGTCGTCAAGCGTGATAACGCACCTTTCGCCTGGCTCTTTCTGTTCGCTCTCTCCATTCTGACCAGAAATGGAAATACCCTTCTTTGAGTTCTTTGGATGTTGTCTTCTTTGGCTCTGACAGTTGATAGAATTCTTCCACTTGGTTTGTCAGAGAGAGGACGATGAAAATCCACTCGTGCAATGCGAGCGTTGAAGAATTGCCATTTAAAGTAGTGTGGGTTACGGCATTCCCTTCATGTTTAATGTGCCATTCGATTCCGTTGGGGCATCCGAGCATCAAAACGGGAAACTGAGAATCTTCTTGAGGGATGAAATCAAAGCTACAACACGGGATTAACTGACTCCCGTAATCGCCCGGATGATAATCATGTTCGAGCGATCGCAGAAGGTAGAGCCCAGCACAACTCAATGTCCATTCCTTGTTCGGAACGTCGGAAAGGGTTTCATTGTCAATGCAAACGTTCACGGTACCATGGGCACAGAGATCGTCAACTTGGTCGCCCTGGGGGAGCCAGTGGAGGTCGGAAAAAACGATTTGGATCATCAGAAAACAGGCGCGTGATTTCGCATAACTATTAATCTACAAATATCATAAAACCCTGGTAATCCATCAATCCAAATAAGCTTAGAAAATAGAGTTAGGACCCTAACTCTATTTGGCTTCTGATAATCATTACCTAATTTTAGTTTATACTTAGACAAATTTTTGACTCCGCATCGATCCCTTTCGCGTTACGCCCTGCTCACGTAAATAAAGCAGTTGCCTTGGATTGAATCAAAGAACTAATTCATAAAAAAGAAAATGAATCTTTACAAATAAAAGTAATCTCCATTATTAAAAATACCATGTCTGATATGACAAACCCACATGATCGTTTAATCCGGGAAACTCTACAGGACAAAGAGGATGCGATTTCCTTTTTTAAAAATAGTTTACCCGAAAAAGTAATCGAACTTTTGGACCTAAACGGATTAGAACTAACACAATCTAGTTTTATTTCAGAAAACTTAAAAGAAGAACAAACCGATCTACTCTTTCAGATCCCACTGAAATCCGGTAAAAAAGCAAACGTCTATCTTCTATTTGAACACAAAAGTTATTTGGATGAAGCAGTCTTTAGCCAACTCTTAGGATATATATCCGCAATCTACAAGTCTCAATATAAGACGGATAAAAAATACTCAGTTGTGATTCCGTTTGTGTTCTATCACGGTGAAAGGTCTTGGACTTTAGGAAATAGTTTTCAAGATAGGTTTATACTCTCTAAAAACGAAGAAGAAGTATTTAAAAAATACATTCCAGATTTTGAATTAGAATTATTTGATCTGTCGAAAGTAGATCTAAACCGATTGGAAAGTATCACCCTAAGAGTGATTTTAGGAGTGGTTCAAAAAATATGGGAAGGGGATAGTTCATTTTTAAGTCATTTAGGAGAAGTATTTGAACTCTTAACAGGTCTAAAAAACGAATCGAAAAGGGTTGAAATTTTCCAAAAACTGTTTTTATATATATTTAATGTAAGAGAACTTGAACCGACTGAAATTACAAGTTTACTCAGTCATTCAAGGTATAATAGGGAATACGAGGATTTAGCCATGACAACAGCTGAAAAGTTAATTCAAAAAGGTGAAATAAAAGGTAAAGTTGAAACTAAAATTGAAATTGCCAGAAATATGCTATTGAAAGGTGCTAGCTTAGAATTTGTTTTAAGTGTAACTGGACTTACAGAACAAGAGTTGAAAGGCTATGGAGTGATATAACCTGTAAAGTTAAGAACAGATCGGACACTCCTCACTCAGTATTGAATACGAAGGGTTGTCAGCAATCTTATCAATTTCAGTCTATCAAACAAAACATAGTTTTTGTCCTACTTTTTTAGGCCGTTGCTCGAACTTTATTACGCCGAATCACAAGTTTTAACTGGACTTTGAACTTCGTATTCATCTTTCACTTTTCCTCGAATTTCCTCACAACAAACTTAGGATTGTTTTTAAATGAAGTAGGGCATTCGTTTTCAAGGGTATAGAAAGAACTTCTTTCCTTAGATGTGATTATTTGGAATTCGAGATCTAGAAACGTTTTGAAACTTTAAGTAGAAAACAAAAGTCATTTATATCTACGAATTTCGGCACAATAGTGTACTATCTTTGAACCAGATTTTTGGAGACAAAATACATCAGTTCAAAAATGATTTGGCTCTTAATGGAGTTCTTCATTTTGAATTCTTTTTGTAATGAGTAGAAAAGAGACAGTCGTTTTTTCGGCTTGTATTGTTTCCGATATTTTACTTTTTTAAAAAACTCGGAAGTGGGGTTTTACAGGGTTTTTCACATGCAAAACCCCTGTTTCATAAAAATCAAGATTACAAGATCAGGATAAACTTCTCTTATTTTCCGATATTTCATTTTTGATTACCTGAGTTTCTTTTCTCAGAAAGGTATTTGCGTTATCAGGATTTTTTCGTCTTGAATATCAAAACAGAACTGTTTTAGGAGAATGGAAAAAAGTTCACTGGTTAAAATGGAAAGTATCAATTGGCCTTTGTACAATCAATTAGAAAGTCCAGAAACAATTCCAAAGTTATTTGAAAGAACTCAAACAAATGCCAAGTGAAAGAGGATAGAATTAAAATTACAAATAAAGATCCGTACGAAGTTTTTAGAGCAGGGTAGTCAAACTTCCAAAAGGGCGTAAGTATAAAATGAAGTTCGAATCTTTTAGAGACTAAGGACTTAAAAAAACTTAGAACCGTATCTTCTTTAGGAAACAAAAAAGATACAAACCTTTTTGAATCGTAGTAGGTTTATAAAAAGTCAGAATTTTTTACCTAAAGTTCTAAAACGTAAACAACTCATAACGGTAATACTAAGGCCCTTCTAATAAACTAAAGAATGTTCTAAATACGAATTCCCATTGAAACGATAACGAACTGTTCAATAGTTTTAAAATCCCTCCGTTTTTAGTGAATGATCAGGTTTTGATTCAAGTTTTTTTATTTGAACAGAATCAATTTACTTTAGTATAAAAACTTAGAATGAGTCTCCACAGAAATTCTCCCACTTCTATGACCCTTTGACAAAATAAAAATCTCAGTCAGTAAGATGTTTATTCGATTCATATTAAAAAACAGGCCCTTTTATCAAAGGAATATGTTTGTTGTAGGAAGACAGTAGAATCTGACTTTTCTTAAGAATCTCTATCCAGGAAAAAACGAGCCAAAACAGGACAATTTGAAAAAAGTCATATTTTTTAAGAAAGTAGGTAATTTCTAAGAATATTCAAAAAGTAGCATGTTCTTTCTATAGCTTTGAATCCATTTTTTAAAGAA
Proteins encoded in this window:
- a CDS encoding type II toxin-antitoxin system death-on-curing family toxin; amino-acid sequence: MRKEPRWLNQKIVLTIHLDQLKQHGGSQGIRDQGLLESALDRPKNKWYNHSSSNIFDLAASLCIGIAKNHPFIDGNKRVAFMATYVFLGINGYNIEVPEEEVVSIMLKVASGNINETNLSIWLKDSSNRNLR
- a CDS encoding AbrB/MazE/SpoVT family DNA-binding domain-containing protein; amino-acid sequence: MDNSSVKKTTIRAIGNSAGATIPKALLEKYNFHEGDTVFLLETESGILLSPYDPDFEEAMDIYQKGSKKYRNALRELAK
- a CDS encoding ParA family protein; its protein translation is MSHKPYVFVFANVKGGVSKTTSATHSSMALARRGRTLAIDHDPQGDLSNAFLPNEPLELFDNANTFSVIRGETTLKESTRNVYNVDILPSSMELEDFQYHVGKDIALVTKLNTVISKSNYDFVIIDTPGSGSYELLSALLAANAVIIPVNPSKWAIRTVKKIFKKINEALNFPGTKITSVFILPTIWNNSGRSEQILEQLQQIPNLLDQLQANETGYELVPTPGLLPPIPQSTTIRDRTEFGEPLKEGTEGWNAYDSLAEALIQKSGLSIRSVK
- a CDS encoding helix-turn-helix domain-containing protein; translation: MSTLFERLSEIDDDLKLSHSKMAAKLGVNRSTYYKYKNGTLAIPKSILIILRLKGYDEQWILSGKGQMKLKDSVHLVEMQKRLKLISKLDSYGVLDSIDKLPETPSSVQKKIIREFFIFLSSKFV
- a CDS encoding ParB/RepB/Spo0J family partition protein, with the translated sequence MASKSKKIFQVEDAFGNKTDKTSTNLHNNSQSNALLRELMNNEKQESNQVIQNIPVKKIISKENPRKNFSSESLRELADSIKKYGLIQPISVRKIGNEYHLIAGERRLRATKLNGEEFISSIVKNVHQVDPDLIPEYKLIENIHREDLADIEIALSLTVIKSRYKLSASQLAEKFNKSISWVKQKLMHASAINDLVEAGKIKNPDLISKVPTSILMEVLPTIKANHKDALDWLLTKAKNDSLPTQAEARKYAKSFSISNSSSKKTKSFTNLKTLQDQINDIDRKIDELKKKKKKLKDQMDLLT
- a CDS encoding Rpn family recombination-promoting nuclease/putative transposase, whose product is MTNPHDRLIRETLQDKEDAISFFKNSLPEKVIELLDLNGLELTQSSFISENLKEEQTDLLFQIPLKSGKKANVYLLFEHKSYLDEAVFSQLLGYISAIYKSQYKTDKKYSVVIPFVFYHGERSWTLGNSFQDRFILSKNEEEVFKKYIPDFELELFDLSKVDLNRLESITLRVILGVVQKIWEGDSSFLSHLGEVFELLTGLKNESKRVEIFQKLFLYIFNVRELEPTEITSLLSHSRYNREYEDLAMTTAEKLIQKGEIKGKVETKIEIARNMLLKGASLEFVLSVTGLTEQELKGYGVI